From Musa acuminata AAA Group cultivar baxijiao chromosome BXJ3-8, Cavendish_Baxijiao_AAA, whole genome shotgun sequence, one genomic window encodes:
- the LOC103993563 gene encoding glycine-rich RNA-binding protein RZ1A, translating to MSEPEEYSCFIGSLSWTTTDGGLKEAFQKFGHLTKAKVILDKFSGRSRGFGFVTFDDKEAMEDAIEAMNGMDLDGQSITVERAQPHGPGRRDRDSGRDFDRDRARERGWGRDSGGSRRGSDGGDCFKCGKPGHFARECPSGDGARGDRYSGRDDRYGGGRGSNNRYGPDRNGDRFSARNRDGGSHGGTGGDRYNRDRSGPYDRPSGGGGGYRT from the exons ATGTCAGAACCAGAGGAATACAGCTGCTTTATTGGCAGTTTGTCGTGGACAACAACTGATGGAGGTTTAAAGGAGGCATTTCAGAAATTTGGCCATCTTACCAAGGCAAAG GTTATTCTTGACAAGTTTTCTGGTCGCTCTCGTGGATTTGGCTTTGTCACTTTTGATGACAAGGAAGCTATGGAAGACGCTATTGAAGCCATGAATGGAATGGATCTGGATGGACAATCGATTACCGTGGAAAGAGCTCAACCCCATGGTCCTGGTCGCAGGGATCGTGATTCAGGTCGTGACTTTGATCGAGATCGTGCTCGTGAGCGTGGCTGGGGTCGGGATTCTGGTGGTAGCAGACGAGGTTCAGATGGTGGTGACTGTTTTAAGTGTGGGAAGCCTGGTCATTTTGCAAGAGAATGCCCTTCTGGTGATGGTGCAAGAGGAGATAGGTATAGTGGCAGAGATGACAGGTATGGGGGTGGTCGTGGCAGTAATAACCGATATGGACCTGACCGGAATGGGGACCGCTTCTCTGCACGAAACAGAGATGGAGGAAGCCATGGGGGCACAGGAGGTGATCGATATAATCGTGATCGGTCTGGTCCATATGATCGGCCTAGTGGAGGTGGCGGCGGCTACAGAACTTGA
- the LOC103993562 gene encoding PH, RCC1 and FYVE domains-containing protein 1 isoform X2 yields the protein MHVKGVSSDGFRVSISSVPSTSSHGSAQDDFDAAGDVYVWGEVICDTSTRISADKNSSPSSSRSDILLPKPIESNVVLDVHHVACGVRHAALVTRQGELFTWGEESGGRLGHGVGMDIIHPRLLESLSTFNVDYVACGEFHTCAVTATGELYTWGDGAHNAGLLGHGTNVSHWMPKRVSGPLEGLQVSYVSCGVWHTAIVTTAGQLFTFGDGTFGVLGHGNRETVLYPREVESLAGLKTIAVSCGVWHTAAVVEVMVTQSSASSGKLFTWGDGDKYRLGHGDKVARLKPTCVPSLIDYNFHRLACGHSLTIGLTTSGQVFTMGSNVYGQLGNPRSDGKLPCMVEDKLAGEPVGEVACGSYHIAVLTTRGEVYTWGKGANGRLGHGDFEDRKTPTLVEALKDRPVKQISCGSNFTAAICQHKWISGAEQSQCSACRQAFGFTRKKHNCYNCGLVHCHQCSSRKALRAALSPNPGKPYRVCDSCYVKLNSGLEPGGVNNKKNAKPWISTESKDKFDKVDTLPKASLSRNLELIKSLDIKTAKNGKNTNFMYMTQNPKGSSVSPLKSLAFPGGIDMLQAVSKPVQTTGANSANRSRAVSPFSRKSSPPRSTTPTPTTSGLSFTKNISDSLKKTNDLLNQELLKLRSEVDSLRQRCERQDFELQKAEKKAKEAMTVAAEESTKSKAAKEVIKSLTAQLKEMAERLPHGTYGTNTTIPMHLPNGVESHAIQHIGSSGEHLFINDAGNIANMAPSRTGYLGQINENSGDNTSVREIYRPNETSAPPTPKIVNAKMEQNLNPQNAGQGEMWASSTRLKDIDSRTIASPQSHDDAVSAVRSPSELSNDVEAEWIEQFEPGVYITLVTLRDGTRDLKRVRFSRRRFGEQQAEAWWSENRERVYEKYNFRVPDRTSSAMLT from the exons ATGCATGTCAAAGGAGTTTCTTCAGATGGTTTTAGGGTCAGTATTTCTAGTGTCCCTAGCACATCTAGTCATGGTTCTGCACAGGATGACTTTGATGCTGCTGGTGATGTTTATGTGTGGGGTGAAGTCATTTGTGATACTTCCACCAGGATTAGTGCTGATAAAAATAGCAGTCCCTCCAGTTCAAGGTCTGACATCCTCCTACCCAAGCCAATAGAATCTAATGTAGTTTTGGATGTGCATCATGTAGCTTGCGGTGTTAGACATGCGGCTCTTGTTACCAGACAGGGAGAATTATTCACATGGGGTGAAGAATCTGGAGGACGACTTGGTCATGGAGTTGGCATGGATATTATTCACCCTCGTTTACTTGAATCTCTGTCTACCTTCAATGTTGATTATGTTGCTTGTGGGGAGTTCCATACCTGTGCTGTCACTGCAACCGGTGAACTCTATACTTGGGGAGATGGCGCACATAATGCAGGGCTTCTTGGTCATGGGACAAATGTGAGTCATTGGATGCCTAAAAGAGTTTCAGGACCTTTAGAAGGGCTTCAGGTTTCTTACGTTTCTTGTGGTGTTTGGCACACAGCTATAGTCACTACAGCTGGGCAGTTATTTACATTTGGTGATGGAACATTTGGTGTATTAGGGCATGGAAACAGAGAAACTGTATTATACCCAAGGGAAGTGGAATCATTGGCGGGTTTGAAGACAATTGCTGTTTCATGTGGGGTTTGGCACACTGCTGCTGTTGTTGAGGTTATGGTGACACAGTCTAGTGCTTCATCTGGAAAACTATTCACTTGGGGTGATGGGGACAAGTATCGCCTTGGCCATGGTGATAAGGTAGCACGACTTAAACCTACCTGCGTGCCTTCATTGATTGATTACAATTTTCACAGGTTGGCTTGTGGCCATAGCCTCACAATTGGGTTGACCACTTCAGGACAGGTTTTTACCATGGGAAGTAATGTATATGGTCAACTTGGTAATCCCCGCTCTGATGGAAAGCTTCCATGCATGGTCGAAGACAAACTTGCTGGCGAACCTGTGGGAGAGGTTGCTTGTGGTTCATATCACATTGCAGTTTTGACAACCAGAGGAGAAGTTTATACATGGGGAAAAGGAGCCAATGGAAGATTGGGCCACGGCGACTTTGAAGATCGTAAAACACCTACACTTGTTGAAGCTTTAAAAGATAGACCAGTCAAACAAATATCTTGTGGGTCGAACTTCACAGCTGCCATATGCCAGCATAAATGGATATCTGGTGCAGAGCAATCCCAGTGCTCAGCATGTAGACAGGCATTTGGATTCACTAGAAAGAAGCACAATTGCTACAACTGTGGGCTTGTACACTGTCATCAATGCAGTTCAAGAAAGGCCTTGAGAGCAGCACTATCTCCTAATCCTGGAAAACCTTATCGTGTATGTGATTCATGTTATGTGAAACTGAATAGTGGATTGGAGCCTGGTGGAGTTAATAACAAGAAAAATGCTAAACCCTGGATTTCCACTGAAAGCAAAGACAAGTTTGATAAAGTGGATACCTTACCCAAGGCTTCTCTATCCAGAAATTTGGAGTTGATCAAGAGTTTGGATATAAAGACTGCCAAGAATGGGAAGAATACCAATTTTATGTATATGACTCAAAATCCTAAAGGTTCTTCAGTTTCACCGCTGAAGAGTCTTGCTTTCCCTGGTGGAATTGATATGCTTCAAGCAGTTTCTAAACCTGTCCAAACAACAGGAGCTAACTCTGCAAATCGCTCCAGAGCTGTTTCACCTTTTTCAAGAAAATCGAGTCCTCCACGCTCCACAACACCTACTCCCACAACGTCTGGTCTTTCTTTTACCAAAAACATTTCTGATAGTTTGAAGAAAACAAATGATCTTCTTAACCAAGAACTTCTAAAATTACGTTCTGAG GTTGATAGTCTACGACAACGATGTGAACGCCAAGACTTTGAGTTGCAGAAGGCtgaaaagaaagcaaaagaagCCATGACAGTTGCTGCTGAGGAATCAACAAAATCCAAAGCTGCCAAAGAAGTTATAAAATCACTAACTGCACAG CTGAAAGAAATGGCAGAACGACTTCCTCATGGAACTTATGGTACCAACACAACAATACCAATGCACCTGCCAAATGGTGTCGAATCACATGCTATTCAGCACATCGGTTCAAGTGGAGAACACTTGTTTATAAATGATGCTGGCAATATTGCTAACATGGCTCCTTCCAGAACTGGCTACTTGGGTCAGATAAATGAAAATTCAGGTGACAACACTTCGGTCAGAGAGATTTATCGACCTAATGAGACAAGCGCACCTCCAACCCCGAAGATTGTAAACGCCAAGATGGAACAGAATTTGAACCCACAAAATGCAGGCCAAGGAGAAATGTGGGCATCTAGCACTAGACTCAAGGATATCGATAGCAGGACTATTGCATCTCCTCAAAGTCATGATGATGCTGTTTCAGCGGTTAGGAGCCCCAGCGAATTGAGTAATGATGTTGAAGCAGAATGGATAGAACAATTTGAACCTGGTGTTTACATAACCCTGGTGACCCTTCGAGATGGAACAAGAGACTTGAAGAGAGTGCGCTTCAG TCGGAGAAGGTTCGGTGAGCAACAAGCAGAAGCTTGGTGGTCGGAAAATCGTGAGAGGGTGTACGAGAAATATAATTTTCGTGTACCAGACAGGACCTCGTCAGCCATGCTAACTTGA